In Bacteroidia bacterium, a single genomic region encodes these proteins:
- a CDS encoding DUF4286 family protein, producing the protein MVVYSVHIQVEPDIENTWLKWMLKKHIPDVMNVGIFTHRTVIKLHIPDSSQYRIDYFADSLEKYHEYQQKYAKTLQEEHLALFGDKTKVHSRTIGIIL; encoded by the coding sequence ATGGTAGTATATTCTGTACATATTCAAGTAGAACCTGATATAGAAAATACTTGGTTAAAATGGATGCTCAAAAAACATATCCCAGATGTGATGAACGTGGGCATATTTACTCATAGAACGGTTATTAAACTGCACATTCCAGATAGTTCCCAATATCGCATTGACTATTTTGCGGATAGTCTTGAAAAGTACCACGAATATCAGCAGAAATATGCTAAAACCTTACAGGAAGAACATTTAGCGCTTTTTGGGGATAAAACTAAGGTTCATAGTCGTACTATAGGAATTATTTTGTAG